In Paraburkholderia phenazinium, the following are encoded in one genomic region:
- a CDS encoding Rne/Rng family ribonuclease, producing the protein MKRMLFNATQQEELRVAIVDGQKLIDIDIETAGREQRKGNIYKGIITRIEPSLEACFVNYGEDRHGFLPFKEVARQYFRDGVDMRSARIQDALKEGQELIVQVEKEERGNKGAALTTFISLAGRYLVLMPNNPRGGGVSRRIEGDDRQELRETMAQLQLPEGMSIIARTAGIGRSAEELQWDLNYLMQLWRAIEAASQSGSAGQPMLIYLESSLVIRAIRDYFQPDIGEILIDTTEIHDQARAFMDIVMPDNVSKVKRYHDDVPLFSRFQIEHQIETAYSRTVPLPSGGAIVIDHTEALVAIDVNSARATKGADIEETAARTNLEAADEVARQLRLRDLGGLIVIDFIDMESAKSQREVEQRLKDALKHDRARVQMGKISRFGLMELSRQRLRPALSEGSHVTCPRCNGTGHIRDTESSALQVLRIIQEEAMKENTAAIHCQVPVEVTAFLLNEKRAEINKIESRFKVNVVLIPNKHLDTPHYKLERLRHDDARLDEPRASWKMAEEAARELESETGYSKRAEEVKPKQEAAVKGITPEKPAPSAPVRPAAPATPAPVAVTPAGGGFIGWLKNLFGVAPAAPAPAAPAPAEKTARPARGDRPERGERTGERGGDRNRNRRGGATGRDGAARGEAAAVGGRPGQPSQRRDEREGREGREAREGREPREAREPREPRESREARDVREPRGNREPREGREPRGEREGRDNRAERGQDRADRGETVDSAPRAERGERPERGERRERGERPERGERRKQQPESAEALGQDENQELLTQNQAGNLEAGAPVDQEAVAREGEERRRRRRGRRGGRREREEEGVNGNVGVEGAEGAEAVESAEADNETASAASEAPAQQPRHEAPAVAPVEVVVAAVATETAVVAELHAATETPVLAAEQAAKAEAFVPAPAAETVVAEAPAVAQPEPTPVPAAAVAPEVSAAPVVTEAAAAAVETTHAAVEAPVFEAPVQAPAAVEPIAAEPVVAQAPVSDAASVAPAVQVAAPVEAQPVAEAAPQVHAEAAAPAVPAAPVAAQPALVAEQAPVQAAAPAPVAAAQPAARNGLSPEALQPVLENAGLVWVNTDTSKLRAAQEAAAQAVKPARVPRERKPLPPVDSAPMQQVETAKHQQ; encoded by the coding sequence ATGAAACGAATGTTGTTCAACGCAACGCAGCAGGAAGAACTGCGCGTAGCCATCGTCGATGGGCAAAAACTCATCGATATCGACATCGAAACCGCCGGTCGCGAACAGCGCAAAGGCAATATTTACAAGGGCATCATCACCCGCATCGAGCCGTCGCTCGAAGCCTGTTTCGTCAACTACGGCGAAGACCGCCACGGTTTTCTGCCGTTCAAGGAAGTCGCCCGCCAGTATTTCCGTGACGGCGTCGACATGCGCTCCGCGCGTATCCAGGACGCCCTGAAAGAAGGTCAGGAACTGATCGTTCAGGTCGAAAAGGAAGAGCGCGGCAACAAGGGCGCCGCCCTCACCACGTTCATTTCGCTGGCTGGCCGGTATCTGGTCCTGATGCCGAACAACCCCCGCGGCGGCGGCGTGTCGCGCCGGATCGAAGGCGACGACCGTCAGGAACTGCGCGAAACCATGGCGCAACTGCAACTGCCGGAAGGCATGAGCATCATCGCGCGCACGGCCGGCATTGGCCGTTCCGCCGAAGAGCTGCAGTGGGACCTGAACTACCTGATGCAACTGTGGCGCGCCATCGAAGCCGCGTCGCAAAGCGGTTCGGCCGGCCAGCCGATGCTGATTTATCTCGAATCGAGCCTGGTGATCCGCGCGATTCGCGACTATTTCCAGCCGGACATTGGCGAAATCCTCATCGACACCACTGAAATCCATGACCAGGCGCGCGCCTTCATGGATATCGTGATGCCGGACAATGTCAGCAAGGTGAAGCGGTATCACGACGACGTGCCGCTCTTCTCGCGCTTCCAGATCGAACACCAGATCGAAACGGCGTACTCGCGCACGGTACCGCTGCCTTCCGGCGGCGCCATCGTGATCGACCACACCGAAGCGCTGGTGGCGATCGACGTGAACTCGGCCCGCGCCACCAAGGGCGCCGACATCGAGGAAACCGCAGCCCGCACCAACCTCGAAGCCGCCGACGAAGTGGCCCGCCAGTTGCGCCTGCGCGACCTGGGCGGCCTGATTGTGATCGACTTCATCGACATGGAATCGGCCAAGAGCCAGCGCGAAGTCGAACAGCGCCTGAAAGATGCGCTCAAGCACGACCGTGCGCGCGTCCAGATGGGCAAGATTTCGCGCTTCGGCCTGATGGAACTGTCGCGTCAGCGTCTGCGTCCGGCCCTGTCGGAAGGCAGCCACGTGACCTGCCCGCGCTGTAACGGCACGGGCCACATCCGCGATACCGAATCGTCCGCGCTGCAAGTGCTGCGGATCATTCAGGAAGAAGCGATGAAGGAAAACACCGCGGCAATTCATTGCCAGGTGCCGGTCGAAGTGACCGCCTTCCTGCTGAACGAGAAGCGCGCCGAAATCAACAAGATCGAGTCGCGTTTCAAGGTCAATGTCGTCCTGATCCCGAACAAGCATCTCGACACGCCGCATTACAAGCTCGAACGCCTGCGTCACGACGATGCGCGCCTCGACGAGCCGCGTGCTTCGTGGAAGATGGCCGAAGAAGCGGCCCGCGAACTGGAATCGGAAACCGGTTATAGCAAGCGCGCCGAAGAAGTGAAGCCGAAGCAGGAAGCGGCGGTCAAGGGCATCACGCCCGAGAAGCCGGCGCCGAGCGCACCGGTTCGCCCGGCTGCCCCGGCTACGCCTGCGCCTGTCGCAGTCACGCCGGCTGGCGGCGGTTTCATCGGCTGGCTGAAGAACCTGTTTGGCGTGGCACCGGCCGCGCCCGCTCCGGCAGCTCCGGCACCCGCCGAGAAGACGGCGCGTCCGGCCCGTGGCGATCGTCCGGAACGTGGTGAGCGTACCGGCGAGCGCGGCGGCGACCGCAACCGCAATCGCCGTGGCGGCGCAACCGGCCGTGACGGCGCCGCTCGCGGCGAAGCTGCTGCCGTCGGCGGCCGTCCGGGCCAGCCGTCGCAACGTCGCGACGAGCGGGAAGGACGCGAAGGCCGTGAAGCGCGCGAAGGTCGTGAGCCGCGTGAAGCACGCGAGCCCCGCGAACCGCGTGAGAGCCGCGAAGCCCGTGATGTCCGCGAGCCGCGTGGCAACCGTGAACCGCGTGAAGGCCGCGAACCCCGTGGCGAGCGCGAAGGCCGTGACAACCGTGCCGAGCGTGGCCAGGACCGTGCTGACCGCGGTGAAACCGTGGACAGCGCACCGCGTGCCGAACGTGGCGAGCGCCCGGAACGCGGCGAACGTCGTGAGCGTGGCGAGCGTCCGGAACGCGGCGAGCGTCGCAAGCAACAGCCGGAATCCGCCGAAGCGCTGGGCCAGGACGAAAATCAGGAACTGCTGACTCAGAACCAGGCAGGCAACCTCGAAGCTGGCGCGCCGGTCGATCAGGAAGCCGTGGCACGCGAAGGCGAAGAGCGTCGCCGCCGCCGTCGCGGTCGCCGTGGCGGTCGTCGCGAGCGTGAAGAAGAAGGTGTGAACGGCAACGTTGGCGTGGAAGGTGCCGAAGGTGCTGAAGCAGTCGAAAGCGCCGAAGCGGACAATGAAACGGCCAGCGCCGCGAGCGAAGCTCCGGCTCAACAGCCGCGTCACGAAGCGCCGGCAGTCGCGCCGGTCGAAGTGGTCGTCGCAGCGGTCGCAACGGAAACCGCCGTCGTCGCCGAACTGCACGCTGCAACCGAAACGCCGGTTCTGGCCGCCGAACAGGCTGCCAAGGCGGAAGCCTTCGTGCCGGCTCCGGCCGCTGAAACCGTCGTTGCCGAAGCCCCGGCGGTTGCACAGCCTGAGCCGACGCCGGTTCCGGCCGCAGCGGTTGCCCCTGAAGTGTCTGCAGCTCCGGTCGTGACCGAAGCCGCAGCCGCCGCCGTCGAAACGACGCACGCAGCGGTTGAAGCACCAGTGTTTGAAGCGCCCGTGCAGGCGCCGGCCGCGGTTGAGCCGATTGCTGCGGAGCCGGTGGTCGCTCAGGCGCCCGTCAGCGATGCCGCATCGGTAGCGCCGGCCGTTCAGGTTGCCGCACCGGTAGAAGCCCAGCCCGTGGCCGAAGCAGCGCCGCAGGTCCACGCCGAAGCCGCCGCTCCGGCAGTTCCGGCAGCCCCGGTCGCAGCGCAACCGGCGTTGGTCGCCGAACAGGCACCGGTGCAGGCAGCCGCCCCGGCTCCGGTCGCCGCCGCGCAACCAGCCGCACGCAACGGTCTGTCGCCGGAAGCCCTGCAGCCGGTGCTGGAAAACGCCGGACTGGTGTGGGTCAACACCGACACGTCCAAGCTGCGCGCCGCGCAGGAAGCCGCTGCGCAGGCCGTCAAGCCGGCCCGCGTGCCGCGCGAGCGCAAGCCGCTGCCGCCGGTCGACAGCGCGCCGATGCAACAGGTCGAGACGGCGAAGCACCAGCAGTAA
- the moaA gene encoding GTP 3',8-cyclase MoaA, whose protein sequence is MSRRIIPVADVSAVPVVSGPVQTPSGVLRDTLSRPLRDLRISVTDRCNFRCVYCMPRAVFDKDYGFLPHSALLSFEEIERLARLFVAHGVEKIRLTGGEPLLRKNLEFLIERLARLTTPDGRPLDLTLTTNGSLLARKARSLKDAGLTRVTVSLDAIDDALFRRMNDADFAVGDVLEGIAGAQAAGLAPLKVNMVVKRGTNDTEVVPMARHFKGSGTILRFIEYMDVGTSNGWNMAEVLPSAEVVARIAEHFPLVPLEAHSAAETAQRWGYADGSGEIGVISSVTRAFCGSCTRARLSTEGKLYLCLFASAGHDLRALMRNGSSDAEIASALAHIWQARGDRYSELRGSNAIAPHSPEERRVEMSYIGG, encoded by the coding sequence ATGTCCCGACGCATCATCCCTGTTGCCGATGTCAGCGCAGTGCCGGTCGTCTCCGGCCCCGTGCAGACGCCAAGCGGCGTGCTGCGCGACACCCTGTCGCGTCCGCTGCGGGATTTGCGCATCTCGGTGACGGATCGCTGCAACTTCCGCTGCGTCTACTGCATGCCGCGCGCGGTGTTCGACAAGGATTACGGGTTCCTGCCGCATAGCGCGCTGCTGAGCTTCGAGGAGATCGAACGGCTGGCCCGCCTGTTCGTCGCCCACGGCGTGGAAAAAATCCGCCTGACCGGTGGCGAGCCGCTGTTGCGCAAGAACCTGGAATTCCTTATCGAGCGGCTCGCGCGGCTCACCACGCCGGATGGCCGGCCGCTCGATCTCACGCTCACCACCAATGGCTCGCTGCTCGCCCGCAAGGCGCGCAGCCTCAAGGACGCCGGCCTCACCCGCGTGACGGTGAGCCTCGACGCGATCGACGACGCCCTGTTTCGCCGCATGAACGACGCCGACTTCGCGGTGGGCGACGTGCTCGAAGGCATTGCCGGGGCCCAGGCGGCCGGGCTCGCGCCGCTCAAGGTCAACATGGTGGTCAAGCGCGGCACCAACGACACGGAAGTCGTGCCGATGGCGCGCCACTTCAAAGGCTCGGGCACCATCCTGCGCTTCATCGAATACATGGATGTCGGCACCTCGAACGGCTGGAACATGGCCGAAGTGCTGCCGTCCGCCGAAGTCGTGGCGCGGATTGCCGAGCACTTTCCGCTGGTGCCGCTCGAAGCCCACAGCGCCGCCGAAACCGCGCAACGCTGGGGCTACGCGGACGGCAGCGGCGAAATCGGCGTGATCTCGAGCGTCACGCGCGCGTTCTGCGGAAGCTGCACGCGCGCCCGGCTTTCGACGGAAGGCAAACTCTATCTGTGCCTGTTCGCGTCGGCGGGACACGATCTGCGCGCACTGATGCGCAACGGCTCAAGCGATGCCGAGATCGCCTCGGCGCTCGCCCACATCTGGCAGGCCCGCGGCGATCGTTACTCGGAATTGCGCGGCAGCAACGCCATCGCGCCTCATTCCCCGGAAGAGCGCCGGGTCGAAATGTCGTACATCGGCGGCTGA
- the mobA gene encoding molybdenum cofactor guanylyltransferase MobA translates to MNLTPANLTGLVLAGGRGTRMGGVDKGLQLLHGEPLAAHVLKRLAPQTGPLLISANRHAEVYAGLGAPFGAAVVADTLAGFPGPLAGLLAGLRAAGTDFVLSAPCDSPGLPADLAARLGEALDAHGADIATVTTTDAHGQTSIHPVFALLRTSLADDLAAFLDAGERKVRAWYARHKTVEVAFADERAFYNINSLQELADLERH, encoded by the coding sequence ATGAACCTCACCCCAGCGAACCTCACGGGCCTCGTCCTTGCCGGCGGCCGCGGCACGCGCATGGGCGGCGTCGACAAAGGGCTGCAACTGCTGCACGGCGAGCCGCTCGCGGCACACGTCCTGAAGCGGCTCGCTCCGCAAACCGGGCCGCTCCTGATCAGCGCCAACCGCCACGCCGAGGTCTATGCCGGGCTCGGCGCGCCGTTCGGCGCGGCCGTCGTGGCCGACACCCTGGCGGGCTTTCCCGGACCGCTGGCGGGTCTGCTGGCCGGTCTGCGCGCCGCCGGCACGGACTTCGTGCTGAGCGCGCCGTGCGATTCGCCCGGGCTGCCGGCCGATCTTGCCGCGCGGCTCGGCGAGGCGCTCGACGCGCACGGCGCGGATATCGCCACCGTCACCACCACCGACGCGCACGGACAGACGTCGATTCATCCCGTCTTCGCGTTGTTGCGCACGAGCCTCGCCGACGACCTGGCCGCCTTTCTGGACGCGGGTGAACGTAAGGTGCGCGCGTGGTACGCGCGCCACAAGACGGTGGAAGTCGCCTTTGCCGATGAGCGCGCGTTTTACAATATCAATTCTTTGCAGGAGCTCGCCGACCTCGAGCGTCACTGA
- the moeA gene encoding molybdopterin molybdotransferase MoeA: MTTLNEFSNCVAQYDPHALPVTAAQAIVRQWATPVAAVERVPLHDALDRVLAEDIVSPSDVPAHDNSAMDGYAFQSAALADASATVELTVAGKALAGHPFGGAVALTQCVRVMTGACMPAGCDTVVPQERVTRSGETVQFAASAVRGGANRRLAGEDLARGSAALRAGRILRASDLGLIASLGIGEVPVRRRLRAAFFSTGDELRSLGEPLEPGCVYDSNRHTLFAMLRRMNIDTLDLGVVRDQPAALEAALRSAAASADVVLTSGGVSVGEADFTKQLVQTFGDVAFWTLAMRPGRPLAFGRVWSGDRPGLGLPALFFGLPGNPVAVMVTFYQIVREALLVMSGATSQPVPLLQAASREVIRKRAGRTEYQRGVAERDARGQWHVTPTGSQSSGVLSSMSEANCFIVLEHERADVAPGENVDIMLFDGLI, from the coding sequence ATGACCACGCTTAACGAATTTTCCAACTGCGTCGCCCAGTACGATCCTCATGCGCTGCCGGTCACGGCCGCGCAGGCGATCGTGCGGCAGTGGGCCACGCCGGTCGCCGCCGTTGAACGCGTGCCGCTGCACGACGCGCTCGACCGCGTGCTGGCCGAAGACATCGTCTCGCCAAGCGACGTGCCTGCCCACGACAACTCGGCCATGGACGGCTACGCATTCCAGAGCGCCGCGCTCGCGGATGCATCCGCCACCGTCGAACTCACAGTCGCCGGCAAGGCGCTGGCCGGTCACCCGTTCGGCGGCGCCGTGGCGCTCACGCAATGCGTCCGGGTCATGACGGGCGCCTGCATGCCGGCCGGTTGCGATACGGTCGTGCCGCAGGAACGGGTCACGCGCAGTGGCGAGACCGTTCAGTTCGCTGCCTCTGCCGTGCGCGGGGGCGCCAACCGGCGTCTCGCCGGCGAAGACCTCGCCCGCGGCAGCGCAGCCTTGCGCGCCGGTCGCATCCTGCGCGCATCGGACCTCGGTCTGATCGCGTCGCTCGGCATCGGCGAAGTGCCGGTGCGGCGGCGTCTGCGCGCGGCGTTCTTTTCGACCGGCGACGAACTGCGTTCGCTCGGCGAACCGCTCGAACCGGGCTGTGTGTACGACAGCAACCGCCACACGCTGTTTGCGATGCTACGCCGCATGAATATCGACACGCTCGACCTGGGCGTCGTGCGCGATCAGCCTGCCGCGCTCGAAGCCGCGCTGCGCAGCGCCGCAGCCAGCGCCGACGTGGTCCTGACCTCGGGCGGCGTCTCGGTCGGCGAAGCGGATTTCACCAAGCAGTTGGTGCAGACTTTCGGCGACGTCGCGTTCTGGACGCTCGCCATGCGCCCCGGCCGCCCGCTCGCGTTTGGCCGCGTCTGGTCGGGCGACCGGCCGGGCCTTGGCCTGCCCGCCCTGTTCTTCGGTCTGCCGGGCAATCCGGTCGCCGTAATGGTCACGTTTTATCAGATCGTGCGCGAGGCGCTGCTGGTCATGTCCGGCGCCACGTCGCAACCGGTGCCGCTCCTGCAGGCCGCCAGCCGCGAGGTGATCCGCAAGCGCGCCGGCCGCACCGAGTATCAACGCGGCGTCGCCGAACGCGACGCCCGCGGCCAGTGGCATGTCACGCCAACCGGCTCGCAAAGCTCCGGCGTGCTCAGTTCGATGAGCGAAGCGAATTGCTTTATCGTGCTCGAACACGAGCGCGCTGACGTCGCCCCCGGCGAGAACGTCGACATCATGCTGTTCGACGGCCTGATCTGA
- a CDS encoding GNAT family N-acetyltransferase, giving the protein MSATIRAATPADVGAIFSLMLELAEFEKLTHLFVATEAGVHDALFGARPSSEAMVAQEEDGRIVGYALFFHNFSTFLGRRGLYLEDLYVQPTQRGSGLGTRMLKELAALAVERQCGRFEWTVLDWNQPAISFYEKMGATVLSDWRVVRITGEALEKLAGTAAVNAG; this is encoded by the coding sequence ATGAGCGCAACGATCCGTGCCGCCACACCCGCCGACGTCGGCGCTATCTTTTCGCTGATGCTCGAGCTGGCCGAGTTCGAAAAGCTGACCCATCTGTTTGTCGCCACCGAAGCCGGTGTGCACGATGCACTATTCGGCGCGCGGCCGTCGTCGGAAGCCATGGTCGCGCAGGAAGAAGACGGCCGCATTGTCGGCTACGCGCTATTCTTCCATAACTTCTCGACCTTTCTGGGCCGGCGCGGACTGTATCTCGAAGACCTGTACGTGCAACCGACGCAGCGCGGCAGCGGTCTCGGCACCCGCATGCTCAAGGAACTGGCCGCGCTGGCCGTGGAGCGGCAATGCGGCCGCTTCGAATGGACGGTGCTCGACTGGAACCAGCCGGCCATTAGCTTCTACGAGAAGATGGGCGCGACCGTGTTGTCCGACTGGCGCGTTGTGCGCATCACGGGTGAAGCGCTGGAAAAGCTGGCGGGAACGGCGGCAGTGAACGCCGGGTGA
- a CDS encoding DNA recombination protein RmuC codes for MTMILLAAVVVLAVALAIALLILMRGGRHGDLEAQIDGLGDHIGSTGQAQTRAFERLERELRSEIEQTARVSRTELNGGFAQFQQTLAAQFTSMTTLQSGKIDGFAQQLVKLTETNALQLETTRQSLQQQAQQARDEQGVALRHFGETLTLQLGRLTEANDRRFAEVRATIEQRLKDIEANNSAKLEEMRRTVDEKLHATLEQRLGESFKQVSDRLEQVHRGLGEMQTLAAGVGDLKKVLTNVKTRGTWGEVQLEALLEQLLTPDQYAKNVATIPKSADRVEFAIKLPGRQDPDGPAVPVWLPIDAKFPREDYERLIDAQERADPVAVEDASRALEARIRAEARAIAEKYVSPPHTTDFALLFLPTEGLYAEILRRPGLTDMLQRDYRVTIAGPTTLTALLNSLQMGFRTLAIEKRSSEVWQVLGAVKTEFGKFGDVLAKTKSQLETVTRSIEAAETRTRMMNRKLRDVEALPGDEASGLLGDALLGADGDE; via the coding sequence ATGACGATGATTTTGCTTGCGGCGGTGGTGGTGCTGGCTGTCGCGTTGGCGATTGCCTTGCTGATCCTGATGCGCGGCGGCCGCCACGGCGATCTGGAAGCGCAGATCGACGGCCTGGGTGACCACATCGGCTCGACGGGGCAAGCGCAGACGCGTGCGTTCGAGCGGCTAGAGCGCGAGTTGCGCAGCGAGATCGAGCAAACCGCCCGCGTCTCGCGTACCGAACTGAACGGCGGCTTCGCGCAGTTTCAGCAGACGCTAGCCGCGCAGTTCACCAGCATGACGACGCTGCAGAGCGGCAAGATCGACGGCTTCGCGCAACAGCTTGTCAAGCTGACCGAGACGAACGCGCTGCAACTCGAGACGACGCGCCAGAGCTTGCAACAGCAGGCCCAGCAGGCGCGCGACGAGCAGGGCGTGGCGCTGCGGCATTTTGGCGAGACGCTGACCTTGCAATTGGGGCGGCTGACCGAGGCGAACGACCGCCGCTTTGCCGAAGTGCGCGCGACGATCGAACAGCGTCTGAAGGACATCGAAGCGAACAACTCGGCCAAACTCGAAGAGATGCGCCGCACGGTGGACGAGAAGCTGCATGCCACGCTCGAACAGCGCCTCGGCGAATCGTTCAAGCAGGTGTCGGATCGCCTCGAGCAGGTGCATCGCGGGCTGGGCGAAATGCAGACGTTGGCTGCGGGCGTGGGCGATCTGAAGAAGGTGCTGACCAACGTCAAGACGCGCGGCACGTGGGGCGAGGTGCAGCTCGAGGCCTTGCTCGAACAGTTGCTGACGCCGGACCAGTATGCGAAGAATGTCGCGACCATACCGAAGAGCGCCGACCGGGTCGAATTCGCCATCAAGCTGCCGGGCCGTCAGGACCCGGATGGCCCCGCCGTGCCGGTGTGGCTGCCGATCGATGCGAAATTCCCGCGCGAGGACTACGAACGCCTGATCGATGCCCAGGAGCGGGCCGACCCGGTGGCGGTCGAAGACGCGTCGCGCGCGCTCGAGGCGCGGATTCGCGCCGAGGCCCGCGCGATTGCGGAGAAATACGTTTCGCCGCCGCACACCACGGACTTCGCACTGCTGTTCTTGCCCACCGAAGGACTCTACGCAGAAATCCTGCGCCGGCCCGGGCTCACGGATATGCTGCAGCGGGACTACCGCGTGACGATTGCCGGCCCGACTACGCTCACCGCTTTGTTGAATAGTTTGCAGATGGGTTTCCGCACGCTCGCCATCGAGAAGCGTTCGAGCGAAGTCTGGCAGGTGCTGGGCGCGGTGAAGACCGAGTTCGGCAAGTTCGGCGACGTGCTGGCGAAGACGAAGTCGCAGCTCGAAACGGTGACCCGTTCGATCGAAGCCGCCGAGACGCGCACCCGCATGATGAACCGCAAGCTGCGCGATGTCGAAGCGCTGCCGGGGGATGAGGCGAGCGGTCTGCTAGGGGACGCGCTGCTCGGCGCGGATGGCGACGAATAG
- a CDS encoding 2-hydroxyacid dehydrogenase has product MQKILVARPIFPDVIERLKQHFEVDWNNGEVLSAEELTRRLADKDGALTAGDPVGAAVLAAAPRLRVVSNMAVGYNNFDMAAFNASNVLGTNTPDVLNESTADFGWALMMAAARRVTESEHWLRAGKWQKWAYDGFLGTDVYGSTLGVIGMGRIGQALARRARGFNMQVIYHNRSRVAPEIEAELNAQYVSKTELLKRADHVVLVLPYTKDNHHTIGAAELAQMKPTATLTNIARGGIVDDAALAEALRAKRIAAAGLDVYEGEPNLNPALLTVPNVVLTPHIASATESTRRAMANLAADNLIAALGEGPNAGRPANPINPDVIGKARA; this is encoded by the coding sequence ATGCAAAAGATCCTGGTTGCCCGTCCGATTTTTCCGGATGTAATCGAACGCCTCAAACAGCATTTCGAGGTTGACTGGAACAACGGCGAAGTCCTCTCCGCCGAAGAACTGACGCGCCGCCTCGCCGACAAGGACGGCGCGCTGACCGCCGGCGACCCGGTCGGCGCGGCGGTGCTGGCCGCGGCGCCGCGGTTGCGGGTGGTGTCGAACATGGCCGTCGGCTACAACAACTTCGACATGGCGGCGTTCAATGCCTCGAACGTCCTCGGCACCAATACGCCGGACGTGCTGAACGAATCCACCGCCGACTTCGGCTGGGCGCTGATGATGGCCGCGGCGCGCCGCGTGACGGAGTCCGAACACTGGCTGCGCGCCGGCAAATGGCAGAAGTGGGCCTACGACGGTTTTCTCGGCACTGACGTGTATGGCTCGACGCTCGGTGTGATCGGCATGGGACGCATCGGCCAGGCGCTGGCGCGCCGCGCCCGCGGTTTCAACATGCAGGTGATTTATCACAACCGCTCGCGGGTCGCGCCGGAGATCGAAGCCGAGCTGAACGCGCAGTATGTGTCGAAAACGGAGTTGTTGAAGCGGGCCGATCACGTCGTGCTCGTGTTGCCTTATACCAAGGACAACCATCACACCATCGGCGCCGCGGAACTCGCGCAGATGAAGCCGACCGCGACGCTCACCAACATCGCGCGCGGCGGCATCGTCGACGATGCGGCGCTCGCCGAGGCCTTGCGCGCCAAACGTATCGCGGCGGCGGGGCTCGATGTCTATGAAGGCGAGCCGAACCTGAATCCGGCCTTGCTCACGGTGCCGAATGTCGTGCTGACGCCGCATATCGCGAGCGCCACCGAATCGACACGGCGCGCCATGGCCAATCTCGCCGCGGACAATCTGATTGCGGCGCTCGGCGAGGGGCCGAATGCGGGACGTCCGGCGAACCCGATCAATCCTGACGTGATCGGCAAGGCCCGCGCATGA
- a CDS encoding sodium:proton antiporter: MTRHAGWTSMGLVAALALWWPQLASAATLDGAALSAWWSLPFAGVLLSIAVFPLIAPTFWHHHFGKIAAAWAVLFLVPFAVAFGAGVAWGTFVHAMLEEYVPFIVLLTALYTVAGGICVRGNLHGTPRMNTAIIALGTVLASIMGTTGAAMLLIRPLLRANDNRKHVVHVVVFFIFLVANAGGSLSPLGDPPLFLGFLNGVSFFWTTTHLALPMLFVCAVLLVTFYALDSYYYHRREEERSRFLDPTPDTPLLGIDGKINFVLLGAVIALVLMSGLWKPGIEFDVFGTHVALQNAVRDVALIGVTLLSLAVTPRAAREGNAFNWAPIEEVAKLFAGIFVTIAPVITILRAGDAGAFAGIVHLVNDASGQPHDAMYFWATGLLSSFLDNAPTYLVFFNLAGGDAQTLMTQGATTLAAISAGAVFMGANSYIGNAPNFMVKAIAESRGVRMPGFFAYLMWSVAILVPVFLVTTWLFF; the protein is encoded by the coding sequence ATGACGCGACATGCCGGATGGACGAGCATGGGGCTCGTCGCCGCACTCGCACTGTGGTGGCCGCAACTGGCATCGGCGGCGACGCTCGACGGCGCGGCGCTGTCGGCGTGGTGGAGCTTGCCGTTCGCCGGCGTGCTGTTGTCGATCGCGGTGTTTCCGCTCATCGCGCCGACGTTCTGGCATCACCATTTCGGCAAGATCGCAGCGGCATGGGCGGTCCTGTTCCTCGTGCCGTTCGCCGTCGCGTTCGGCGCGGGCGTCGCATGGGGCACGTTCGTTCACGCGATGCTCGAAGAGTATGTGCCGTTTATCGTGCTGCTGACCGCGCTCTACACCGTGGCCGGCGGCATCTGCGTGCGTGGCAACCTGCACGGCACGCCGCGCATGAATACGGCGATCATCGCGCTGGGCACGGTGCTCGCAAGCATCATGGGCACGACCGGCGCCGCCATGCTGCTGATCCGGCCGCTGCTGCGCGCCAACGACAATCGCAAGCATGTCGTGCACGTCGTCGTGTTCTTTATCTTTCTGGTCGCCAATGCCGGCGGTTCGCTGTCGCCGCTCGGCGACCCGCCGCTGTTTCTCGGCTTCCTCAACGGCGTGAGTTTCTTCTGGACTACCACGCATCTGGCGTTGCCGATGCTGTTTGTCTGCGCCGTGCTGCTAGTGACGTTTTACGCGCTCGATTCGTACTATTACCATCGTCGTGAAGAGGAGCGCTCGCGGTTTCTCGATCCGACGCCCGATACGCCGCTCCTCGGCATCGACGGCAAGATCAACTTCGTGCTGCTCGGCGCGGTGATCGCTCTCGTGCTGATGAGCGGCCTGTGGAAACCGGGCATCGAATTCGACGTATTCGGCACGCACGTCGCCTTGCAGAACGCGGTGCGCGATGTGGCGCTGATCGGCGTCACGCTGCTGTCGCTGGCTGTGACGCCGCGTGCGGCGCGCGAGGGCAATGCCTTCAACTGGGCGCCGATCGAAGAGGTGGCCAAGCTGTTCGCCGGCATCTTCGTGACGATTGCGCCGGTCATCACGATCCTGCGCGCCGGCGACGCGGGCGCGTTCGCGGGCATCGTGCATCTGGTCAACGATGCGTCCGGCCAGCCGCACGATGCGATGTATTTCTGGGCGACCGGTTTGCTCTCGTCGTTCCTCGACAACGCGCCGACCTATCTGGTGTTCTTTAATCTGGCCGGCGGCGACGCGCAGACCTTGATGACCCAGGGTGCAACCACGCTGGCCGCGATTTCGGCCGGCGCGGTATTCATGGGCGCGAACAGCTATATCGGCAACGCGCCGAACTTCATGGTGAAGGCGATCGCGGAATCGCGCGGCGTGCGCATGCCGGGCTTTTTCGCCTATCTGATGTGGTCGGTCGCGATCCTGGTGCCGGTGTTTCTCGTGACCACCTGGTTGTTCTTTTAG